One part of the Lotus japonicus ecotype B-129 chromosome 2, LjGifu_v1.2 genome encodes these proteins:
- the LOC130740506 gene encoding protein SOSEKI 5 isoform X2 — translation MSVSSSSSSRGRRITTTTDRETSPERTRVWTEPKPKTTRRVSVVYYLSRNGQLEHPHFMEVSLSSPHGLHLKDVIDRLNQLRGKGMATMYSWSAKRSYKNGFVWHDLSENDFIYPTQGQDYILKGSEILEHAGGGAGVAPHTSPQTQKSEEESDFPAAITRRRNQSWGSMDLNEYRVYKSDSFGDSAGRVAEAATQTEDKRRRRRAVREEKQEEEEKDGIGSEEAEIEGERVPHQSTELSREEISPPPSDSSPETLGTLMMADGRLGLRPPVVPVKENTPTAENGGSGRMRASSVLLQLLSCGAVSFKESGAGAGKDQGFSLVGHYKSRLPRGAGNHGGKEVGTLMEIPDLSRVRLEDKEYFSGSLIETQKVETPSLKSGSRLQMIEHEGEVVRAKCIPRKSKTLTTKKEEGTSMDIVSRSQHGSKRFDG, via the exons ATGTCGGTCAGTTCCAGTTCCAGTTCCAGGGGAAGAAGAATAACCACCACAACGGACAGAGAAACCAGCCCAGAGAGAACCAGAGTCTGGaccgaacccaaacccaaaaccacCAGAAGAGTCTCCGTCGTTTACTACCTCTCCCGTAACGGCCAGCTTGAACACCCTCATTTCATGGAGGTTTCTCTCTCCTCCCCTCACGGACTCCACCTCAAAG ACGTAATCGATCGATTGAACCAGCTACGAGGGAAAGGCATGGCTACTATGTACTCCTGGTCTGCAAAACG GAGCTACAAAAACGGCTTCGTTTGGCATGATTTGTCGGAGAACGATTTCATCTACCCGACGCAGGGCCAAGACTACATTCTCAAAGGATCGGAGATTCTCGAACACGCTGGCGGTGGTGCCGGAGTTGCACCGCATACATCACCGCAGACGCAGAAATCGGAGGAGGAGTCTGATTTTCCGGCGGCGATTACTAGGCGGAGGAACCAGTCGTGGGGATCCATGGACTTGAATGAGTACCGAGTTTACAAGTCGGATTCGTTCGGTGACTCGGCCGGGAGAGTCGCGGAAGCGGCGACTCAGACGGAGGATAAGCGGAGGCGGAGGAGGGCGGTGAGGGAAGaaaagcaagaagaagaagagaaggatGGGATTGGAAGCGAAGAAGCGGAAATTGAGGGAGAGAGGGTCCCGCACCAGAGTACGGAGCTCAGCAGGGAAGAGATCTCGCCTCCGCCGTCGGATTCGAGCCCGGAGACGCTGGGGACGCTGATGATGGCTGATGGGCGGTTAGGATTGCGTCCTCCGGTGGTGCCGGTGAAGGAGAATACTCCGACGGCTGAGAACGGTGGTAGTGGGAGGATGAGAGCTTCGTCTGTTCTGCTGCAACTGTTATCGTGCGGTGCGGTGTCATTCAAGGAGAGTGGAGCCGGGGCAGGGAAAGATCAAGGGTTCTCGTTGGTTGGGCACTACAAGTCAAGATTGCCCCGCGGAGCAGGGAATCATGGGGGAAAGGAGGTGGGGACATTGATGGAAATTCCAGATTTGAGCAGGGTGAGATTGGAAGACAAAGAGTATTTTAGTGGTAGCTTGATTGAAACTCAAAAAGTGGAAACCCCTTCTTTGAAAAG CGGTTCGCGGTTGCAGATGATCGAGCATGAAGGGGAAGTTGTGCGGGCAAAGTGCATACCGCGCAAGTCTAAGACGCTAACAACAAAGAAAGAAGAGGGTACTTCCATGGATATTGTTAGCAGAAGCCAACATGGGAGTAAAAGATTTGATGGTTAA
- the LOC130740506 gene encoding protein SOSEKI 5 isoform X1, with amino-acid sequence MSVSSSSSSRGRRITTTTDRETSPERTRVWTEPKPKTTRRVSVVYYLSRNGQLEHPHFMEVSLSSPHGLHLKDVIDRLNQLRGKGMATMYSWSAKRSYKNGFVWHDLSENDFIYPTQGQDYILKGSEILEHAGGGAGVAPHTSPQTQKSEEESDFPAAITRRRNQSWGSMDLNEYRVYKSDSFGDSAGRVAEAATQTEDKRRRRRAVREEKQEEEEKDGIGSEEAEIEGERVPHQSTELSREEISPPPSDSSPETLGTLMMADGRLGLRPPVVPVKENTPTAENGGSGRMRASSVLLQLLSCGAVSFKESGAGAGKDQGFSLVGHYKSRLPRGAGNHGGKEVGTLMEIPDLSRVRLEDKEYFSGSLIETQKVETPSLKRSNSYNADSGSRLQMIEHEGEVVRAKCIPRKSKTLTTKKEEGTSMDIVSRSQHGSKRFDG; translated from the exons ATGTCGGTCAGTTCCAGTTCCAGTTCCAGGGGAAGAAGAATAACCACCACAACGGACAGAGAAACCAGCCCAGAGAGAACCAGAGTCTGGaccgaacccaaacccaaaaccacCAGAAGAGTCTCCGTCGTTTACTACCTCTCCCGTAACGGCCAGCTTGAACACCCTCATTTCATGGAGGTTTCTCTCTCCTCCCCTCACGGACTCCACCTCAAAG ACGTAATCGATCGATTGAACCAGCTACGAGGGAAAGGCATGGCTACTATGTACTCCTGGTCTGCAAAACG GAGCTACAAAAACGGCTTCGTTTGGCATGATTTGTCGGAGAACGATTTCATCTACCCGACGCAGGGCCAAGACTACATTCTCAAAGGATCGGAGATTCTCGAACACGCTGGCGGTGGTGCCGGAGTTGCACCGCATACATCACCGCAGACGCAGAAATCGGAGGAGGAGTCTGATTTTCCGGCGGCGATTACTAGGCGGAGGAACCAGTCGTGGGGATCCATGGACTTGAATGAGTACCGAGTTTACAAGTCGGATTCGTTCGGTGACTCGGCCGGGAGAGTCGCGGAAGCGGCGACTCAGACGGAGGATAAGCGGAGGCGGAGGAGGGCGGTGAGGGAAGaaaagcaagaagaagaagagaaggatGGGATTGGAAGCGAAGAAGCGGAAATTGAGGGAGAGAGGGTCCCGCACCAGAGTACGGAGCTCAGCAGGGAAGAGATCTCGCCTCCGCCGTCGGATTCGAGCCCGGAGACGCTGGGGACGCTGATGATGGCTGATGGGCGGTTAGGATTGCGTCCTCCGGTGGTGCCGGTGAAGGAGAATACTCCGACGGCTGAGAACGGTGGTAGTGGGAGGATGAGAGCTTCGTCTGTTCTGCTGCAACTGTTATCGTGCGGTGCGGTGTCATTCAAGGAGAGTGGAGCCGGGGCAGGGAAAGATCAAGGGTTCTCGTTGGTTGGGCACTACAAGTCAAGATTGCCCCGCGGAGCAGGGAATCATGGGGGAAAGGAGGTGGGGACATTGATGGAAATTCCAGATTTGAGCAGGGTGAGATTGGAAGACAAAGAGTATTTTAGTGGTAGCTTGATTGAAACTCAAAAAGTGGAAACCCCTTCTTTGAAAAGGTCCAATTCTTACAATGCAGACAG CGGTTCGCGGTTGCAGATGATCGAGCATGAAGGGGAAGTTGTGCGGGCAAAGTGCATACCGCGCAAGTCTAAGACGCTAACAACAAAGAAAGAAGAGGGTACTTCCATGGATATTGTTAGCAGAAGCCAACATGGGAGTAAAAGATTTGATGGTTAA
- the LOC130740508 gene encoding protein ALP1-like, with the protein MMARVKGQRKPIKHQAAASAAFGWGQEGPLDWSDEFSEKINGRHQNTPTSVFKITKSMFEYICSLVEEDMMEKPPHLAFTNGQPVSLHDQVAVALRRLGSGDSLVLIGGIFGVSNTMVSQITWKFVESMENRGLLHLKWPPTERELIEIKSKFGKLQSLPNCCGVVDVTHINMCLASTEPNKDVWLDHENKHSMVLQAIVDPDMRFRDIVTGWPGQMKDWMVFEDSTFHKLCDEGERLNGNIIRLPDGSEIREYIIGDSGYPLLPYLIVPYKGEEQELSVSQANFNRRHLETRMVAKRALVMLKEMWGIIQGTMWRPNKHRLSKVILVCCILHNIVIDMGDRVQNEQLSNLPTNHDPGYHQLICEAEDPQGVLLRENVSRYLSQGMAP; encoded by the exons ATGATGGCTCGTGTTAAAGGACAGAGAAAGCCAATAAAGCACCAGGCTGCTGCTTCTGCTGCTTTTGGGTGGGGTCAGGAGGGGCCTCTGGATTGGTCGGATGAGTTCTCAGAGAAGATTAATG GTCGTCATCAGAACACTCCTACATCTGTTTTCAAGATCACCAAAAGTATGTTTGAATACATATGTTCACTTGTTGAAGAAGACATGATGGAGAAACCTCCACATTTGGCATTCACCAATGGCCAACCAGTGTCTTTGCATGATCAAGTAGCTGTGGCGTTGAGAAGACTTGGATCCGGCGACTCACTGGTCCTTATCGGCGGTATATTTGGGGTAAGCAACACTATGGTTTCACAAATCACCTGGAAATTTGTGGAATCCATGGAAAATAGAGGGCTCCTCCACCTGAAATGGCCACCCACTGAGCGCGAACTGATTGAAATTAAATCCAAGTTTGGGAAACTACAAAGCCTCCCTAACTGTTGCGGTGTAGTTGATGTCACACACATCAACATGTGTTTAGCTTCCACAGAGCCTAATAAAGATGTGTGGCTTGACCATGAGAATAAACATAGCATGGTCTTGCAAGCAATAGTGGATCCTGATATGAGGTTCAGAGACATAGTCACTGGTTGGCCAGGTCAAATGAAGGATTGGATGGTCTTTGAGGATTCAACTTTCCACAAACTTTGTGATGAAGGAGAGAGGTTGAATGGGAATATTATTCGTCTCCCTGATGGATCAGAAATAAGGGAATACATAATTGGTGATTCAGGCTATCCTCTACTTCCATACCTCATTGTCCCATATAAAGGGGAAGAACAAGAACTCTCAGTTTCACAAGCTAATTTTAACAGGAGGCATCTCGAAACGCGGATGGTGGCGAAGCGGGCACTGGTGATGCTGAAGGAGATGTGGGGAATCATTCAGGGAACTATGTGGAGGCCTAACAAACATAGGTTGTCAAAGGTTATCCTTGTTTGCTGCATACTTCACAACATAGTGATTGATATGGGAGATAGAGTGCAGAATGAACAACTATCTAATTTGCCTACCAATCATGACCCAGGTTACCATCAACTGATTTGTGAAGCAGAAGACCCCCAGGGAGTGTTATTGAGGGAAAATGTGTCTCGCTACTTGTCTCAAGGGATGGCTCCATGA